A region of Pyxidicoccus parkwaysis DNA encodes the following proteins:
- a CDS encoding cell envelope biogenesis protein TolA, giving the protein MAFETSVNAQITDALASTPSTGAATTGGAATTRRRTSRRKTSTRAGGARKGARKTSAKRASTRGKTTARAKKGARKTGARKATRGARKTTTRKTSAAGRTARKTTARGGAKRGTARGGARRTSSRRTSRR; this is encoded by the coding sequence ATGGCCTTTGAGACCTCTGTGAATGCGCAGATTACCGACGCCCTCGCGTCGACTCCCTCGACTGGCGCCGCCACGACGGGCGGCGCCGCGACCACCCGGCGCCGCACCTCGCGCCGCAAGACTTCCACTCGCGCTGGCGGTGCCCGGAAGGGTGCGCGCAAGACTTCCGCGAAGCGTGCTTCCACGCGCGGGAAGACGACCGCTCGCGCCAAGAAGGGCGCCCGCAAGACGGGGGCTCGCAAGGCCACCCGGGGCGCACGCAAGACCACCACGCGGAAGACCAGCGCCGCCGGCAGGACTGCACGGAAGACCACCGCTCGTGGTGGCGCGAAGCGGGGCACTGCTCGCGGTGGTGCTCGCCGCACGTCGTCGCGCCGCACCTCGCGCCGCTAG